Proteins encoded together in one Pseudomonadota bacterium window:
- a CDS encoding oxaloacetate decarboxylase, with protein sequence MSIVTKKLRALIARDGLVPIVGAYDALSARLVERAGFEVMHVGGYNLSASHLGLPDVGYLTLSETVDLAGRIAANTQLPVIADGDDGYGNHLNVGRLIAELERAGLAGVHIEDQVFPKRCGHMAGKRLVAAAAFEQKIKAAVDARRDGDFVIIARTDAIAVEGFEQAIERANIYAEAGADVVFVEAPESEQQAAAVPRAVARPALYNWCYGGKSPLLPADRVAEMGYKFILFTDALYAVSKTLIELYGEIKQSGTYLGYADRMLPFDEFNELMDLEKVVALDEKYGG encoded by the coding sequence CTCTCCGCGCGCCTCGTCGAGCGCGCCGGTTTCGAGGTGATGCATGTCGGCGGCTATAACCTGTCGGCCTCTCATCTCGGACTGCCGGATGTTGGCTATTTAACGCTCAGCGAAACGGTGGATTTGGCCGGGCGCATTGCCGCCAACACCCAGCTCCCGGTGATCGCCGACGGCGATGACGGCTATGGCAATCATCTCAATGTCGGTCGTTTGATCGCTGAATTAGAGCGCGCTGGCCTTGCCGGGGTGCATATCGAGGACCAGGTGTTTCCCAAACGCTGCGGCCATATGGCGGGCAAACGTCTGGTTGCCGCCGCGGCGTTCGAACAGAAAATCAAAGCTGCGGTGGATGCGCGGCGCGACGGCGATTTCGTCATCATCGCCAGAACCGACGCCATCGCCGTTGAGGGCTTCGAGCAGGCGATCGAGCGCGCCAATATCTACGCCGAAGCCGGCGCAGATGTGGTCTTTGTAGAGGCCCCCGAAAGCGAGCAACAGGCCGCTGCCGTGCCGCGCGCGGTAGCGCGGCCGGCGCTCTACAACTGGTGCTACGGCGGCAAATCTCCCCTGCTGCCAGCCGACCGGGTCGCCGAGATGGGTTACAAGTTCATACTCTTTACAGATGCCCTCTACGCGGTTTCGAAAACCCTGATCGAGCTCTACGGCGAGATCAAGCAAAGCGGTACCTATCTCGGCTATGCCGATCGCATGCTGCCGTTCGACGAGTTCAATGAGTTGATGGATCTCGAGAAAGTCGTGGCGCTCGACGAAAAATACGGCGGTTAG
- a CDS encoding amidase family protein, protein MANLANYGDYDALGLAELVRKRDIKPSELMEDALGAIAQLNPELNCVVGDLSAQAESALTAGLPSGPFTGVPFLIKEIGVQAAGSPFRMGSKLCDGFVPQADTELMRRFRLAGLLTIGTTPTPEFGFNPTCESSFHGPTHNPWDLTRSPGGSSGGAAASVAARILPMAHANDGGGSIRIPAAACGLVGLKPTRGRVPAGPVSGEPLSGLAIELCVSRSVRDSAALLDAVAGADVGAPNVIAAPARPFLDESSLPPGRLKIAWSAKAINSAPVDAEVIAGLDKCVSLLESLGHELVEDAPVIDWPSYFDALVVIWSANLAWAIDLMGKIMNRVPGPDNLQHVTEAIYRHGLSISATEFLAAQAAFNQANRAASAPFEKYDVLLSPTLAQPPIKLGTLDQNAKGVDSAEWTRRVFEWCAFTPLFNSTGHPAVSLPLHWTTGGLPVGMQFAGRMNDEATLIRLAAQLEEAQPWAARRPPVCYAG, encoded by the coding sequence ATGGCCAATCTAGCCAATTACGGAGACTATGACGCACTCGGGCTGGCGGAGCTGGTGCGCAAACGCGACATCAAGCCGAGCGAGCTGATGGAAGATGCGCTCGGCGCCATCGCGCAACTGAACCCCGAACTCAACTGCGTCGTCGGCGATCTCTCCGCACAGGCCGAGAGCGCCCTCACTGCCGGCCTGCCGAGCGGACCGTTCACCGGCGTGCCGTTCTTGATTAAAGAGATCGGCGTACAGGCTGCGGGCTCGCCATTTCGCATGGGCAGCAAACTTTGCGACGGCTTCGTGCCGCAAGCCGATACCGAACTGATGCGGCGCTTTCGCCTTGCTGGCCTGCTGACCATCGGAACCACACCGACGCCCGAATTCGGCTTCAATCCGACCTGCGAATCCTCCTTTCACGGTCCGACGCATAATCCCTGGGATCTGACGCGGAGCCCGGGCGGCTCCAGCGGCGGCGCCGCGGCCAGTGTGGCGGCGCGCATCTTACCGATGGCGCACGCCAACGACGGCGGTGGCTCGATCCGCATCCCAGCCGCGGCCTGCGGCCTGGTTGGCCTGAAACCGACACGAGGCCGCGTGCCTGCCGGGCCGGTTTCGGGGGAGCCGCTGAGCGGCCTGGCGATCGAGCTTTGCGTCAGCCGCAGTGTGCGCGACAGCGCCGCGCTGCTGGACGCGGTGGCGGGCGCCGATGTCGGCGCGCCAAATGTGATCGCCGCGCCGGCCCGCCCGTTTCTCGACGAAAGCTCTTTGCCACCCGGGCGCCTAAAAATCGCCTGGAGCGCCAAGGCGATAAATAGCGCACCAGTGGACGCGGAAGTGATAGCCGGCTTGGACAAATGCGTCAGCCTTCTAGAATCGCTCGGTCATGAACTGGTTGAAGATGCACCGGTGATCGATTGGCCAAGCTATTTCGACGCGCTGGTGGTGATCTGGTCGGCCAATCTCGCCTGGGCAATCGATCTCATGGGAAAAATCATGAATCGCGTTCCCGGCCCGGACAATTTGCAACACGTCACCGAAGCGATTTATCGCCATGGTCTGAGCATCTCAGCGACCGAGTTTCTCGCCGCCCAGGCCGCTTTCAACCAGGCCAACCGTGCGGCGTCAGCGCCGTTTGAAAAATATGATGTGCTGCTGTCGCCGACTCTCGCTCAGCCTCCGATCAAGCTTGGCACTCTCGATCAAAATGCCAAGGGCGTGGACAGCGCGGAATGGACACGCCGCGTCTTCGAATGGTGTGCGTTTACGCCGCTGTTCAATTCCACCGGACACCCGGCTGTCTCGCTGCCGCTGCATTGGACGACAGGCGGCTTGCCGGTCGGTATGCAGTTCGCCGGGCGCATGAATGATGAGGCCACTCTGATACGCCTCGCGGCGCAGCTCGAAGAAGCGCAACCCTGGGCGGCCCGGCGGCCACCGGTTTGCTACGCCGGATAA
- a CDS encoding polysaccharide deacetylase family protein codes for MTEIKRDLVGYGGKPPTKPFSNGARLAVSIVVNYEEGSEYSHAMGDNRQDTMFDWGAYPTPPEIRNLAAESVAEYGARVGVWRILDVLQAAEVKSTFFACAVAFEHNPDVAKAAVVGGHEICSHGNRWEEVFTLSEEEEREHMRMAIESFERTCGKRPVGWYCRYGPSVRTRRLVVEEGGFIYDSDAYNDDSPYFVDVDGTRHLVVPYVSDANDFNFWLAPGFVTAGDFDTYLRDSFDTLYAEAANYPRMMSIGLHPRIIGRPGKIAGLSRFIDYAKSHDDVWFATREEIAREWLEMHG; via the coding sequence ATGACGGAAATCAAACGCGATCTCGTAGGCTATGGCGGTAAGCCGCCGACCAAACCTTTCTCAAACGGCGCCCGGCTCGCCGTCTCCATCGTCGTCAATTACGAGGAGGGGTCGGAATATTCCCACGCCATGGGCGACAACCGCCAGGATACGATGTTCGACTGGGGTGCCTATCCAACGCCGCCGGAAATTCGCAATCTGGCGGCGGAATCGGTGGCCGAATATGGCGCGCGGGTCGGCGTTTGGCGGATACTCGACGTGCTCCAGGCGGCCGAGGTGAAATCAACCTTCTTCGCCTGCGCTGTCGCCTTCGAGCATAATCCTGACGTCGCCAAGGCGGCGGTCGTCGGAGGCCATGAGATTTGCAGCCATGGCAACCGCTGGGAGGAAGTGTTCACGCTTAGTGAAGAGGAAGAGCGCGAGCATATGCGCATGGCGATCGAATCCTTCGAGCGCACCTGCGGCAAACGCCCGGTGGGCTGGTATTGCCGCTATGGCCCGAGCGTGCGCACACGCCGGCTGGTGGTCGAAGAGGGCGGCTTTATCTATGATTCCGACGCCTATAACGACGATTCGCCCTATTTCGTCGACGTCGACGGCACCCGCCATCTGGTCGTGCCATATGTCTCAGACGCCAATGATTTCAACTTTTGGCTGGCGCCCGGCTTCGTCACGGCGGGCGATTTCGACACTTATTTGCGCGACAGCTTCGACACCCTCTATGCCGAGGCAGCGAACTACCCGCGCATGATGTCAATCGGCCTCCACCCCCGCATCATCGGCCGCCCCGGCAAGATCGCCGGCCTCTCTCGCTTCATCGACTACGCCAAGAGCCATGACGACGTGTGGTTCGCCACCCGCGAGGAAATCGCGAGGGAGTGGTTGGAGATGCATGGGTAG